The Mastomys coucha isolate ucsf_1 unplaced genomic scaffold, UCSF_Mcou_1 pScaffold3, whole genome shotgun sequence DNA window GCACAAATACGTTCCCCTCACCAGCCCTACTACATACCGATCCTGGTCCAGGGACAGCTCCTCGGTGAGGAACTTAAAGAAGCTGGCGCTGTGGGTACGGTTCTGCTCCGCGGTGCCCACAACACCAATGGAAGAGACCAGAAGGTGGGCACAGGGCTCTGTGGATTTGTTCATCAACAAGGTCATGCCAGGTCGTATCGTAACGCTCACGCGCTGCAAGGAACACAAAAGTTAAATCCTGAAGCTCAGGGAAGGGCAGGGCTGGTGTCCAGAAGCGGGCGCGCCAAAAGTCTTAACGTGGGGGTCCGAAGGATCGGGGTCTGGGGCACACTGCCCAGGAACCATGGAAGTCAGTCATGTCAGGGTCACGCCTGGGAAAGGTAACCaggaagggacctgggaagggaggatgggacaCGGGAGGTCAGAGGTTAGCAGGCGGGTGGGGTCCCTGGGGATAAGAGGTGGGGTCTTTGGGAGGTCCGACCCTAGCCCACAAGTTCTCGCCAACCCTCACTCACGTCTTCGGGTTTGTCCAGGATGGTGGCTGTGGCCGCACACAGCCGGCTCTCCAGCCCCGCGGGTATGCGGCTAGCCGGCAAGTTTGTTTCCAACTCAACAAAAGGCATGTTGCCTGGAGAAGAGAAGGACCGCCAAACGGTAACTGCGAGGAGAGAGCTCAGAGGGGCGCCAGAAAAGAAGTGCGGAGAGGGGGCGGGGCCTGGAGGAGGCAGGGCGGGCAGGGAGTTTCTCATTGGCCAGAAAGACTCGGCCCTTCTACATTGGCTATCGGAGATACGCCTCTTCCGCTGTCACGCGTGCCGGCTCCGGCTTTACAGCCTTTGGTCCTCCTAGTCGGAAGGCGGCCCTGTTTCCCTCTGGCCGTCCCAGCTAGTCACCCTCAAGGCATACATTTCTGTAGGAGACTTAAAGgcttaaagtttctttttttaaaaaagatttatttattattat harbors:
- the LOC116075259 gene encoding D-dopachrome decarboxylase isoform X2; this translates as MPFVELETNLPASRIPAGLESRLCAATATILDKPEDRVSVTIRPGMTLLMNKSTEPCAHLLVSSIGVVGTAEQNRTHSASFFKFLTEELSLDQDRVPEFNSQQPHGGS
- the LOC116075259 gene encoding D-dopachrome decarboxylase isoform X1; protein product: MPFVELETNLPASRIPAGLESRLCAATATILDKPEDRVSVTIRPGMTLLMNKSTEPCAHLLVSSIGVVGTAEQNRTHSASFFKFLTEELSLDQDRIIIRFFPLEAWQIGKKGTVMTFL